GGACGCCAAACCCGACGCGTCGGTCGAGAACACGTCGCAGCGGCCGGAGGCGAATGCGTTGACGACTTCGTTGAACGTCTCGATGACGACCGGCTTGTAGGTCACGTTGTTGGCACGCGCCCAATCGGCCAGGGTGTTTTCGTTGGACGTGCCGGTCTGCAGGCAGACTGTGGCGCCGTTGATTTCCTTGGCGCTTTTGACGCCCAGCGATTTGGGCACCAGGAAGCCCTGGCCGTCATAGAAATTGATGCCGGCATGGATGATGCCAAGCGCCGTGTCGCGCTGCTGCGTCACGGTGGTGTTGCGCGTCAGCACGTCGACTTCGCCGGATTGCAACGCGGTAAAGCGTTGCTGCGAATTGAGCGGCACCACCTTGATCTTGTTCGCGTCGCCGAACACCGCCGCGGCGATGGCACGGCACAGGTCCACGTCCAGGCCTTGCCATTTACCCTGCGCGTCGGGCGCGGAAAAGCCCGCAAAGCCCGTGGTCGTGCCGCAAGCCACGGCGCCGCGCTGTTTCACGACGTCAAGCGTTGCCGCCTGCGCGCCCTGCGCTGCCGCCATCAAGAGCGCCGCGCCCACCAACCCTTTTGCAATGTTCATGACCTGAATTCCTTTCTGCTACCGGGCGCGAAAGCCCGCCAAGGCGAGAAGCTTATAGACATGAAGCGCCCCCGCCAAATAACGAGCGCTTATTTAGGTATGCCGCCGGCGGGTGCCGGCGGCCTGCGCAGAAAGGATAGCAATGCGGGGCGGGCGTGGCGCTGCGCGCCGTCAAGCCGCCAGCGAGATCGACACCGGTTCGTTGGCCTGGCACGCGTCCAGCGCGCGGCCCAGGCGGACCATGCCCTGCGCGATCTGGCTTTCGTTCATGGTGGCAAACGACATGCGCATGGCAAAAAGATCCGCCTTCGCCGCGTCGGCGTAAAACGCCTTGCCGGGCACATAGACCACCTCGTGTTCAATGGCGTAGGGCAACAGACGCGTCGCATCCACATCGCCCGTCAGCCGCGCCCAGAAGAACATGCCGCCCTCGGGCTTGCTGAACGTGATGCGGCCGTCGAGCTCGCGCGCCAGCGCGTCGGCCATGGCAGCGCAGCGCAGACCATAGGCGGCGCGGATGCGCGGCACGTGTTCGTCGTAGCGGCCATTGGCCAGATACTGGGCGACGATTTCCTGGATCCAGGCAGAGGACGCCATGTCGTCGGCCGCCTTGGCGCCAACGCAGCGGCGGCGGATCTCGGGCGGCGCGACCAGCCAGCCGATGCGCAGCGCGGGCGCCATCGTCTTGGACATGCTGGCCATGTACACCGCCCAGTGGCGGGCTTCGCCCTCGGCCAGCGCCGCGATGGGCGGCACGGCTTCGCCGGCAAAGCGCAGTTCGCTGTAGGGGTCGTCCTCGACGATCAGGAAGCGGTGCTTGACGGCCAGCTCCAGCAAGCGCAGCCGGCGCTCACGCGTCAGGGTGGCGCCGCAGGGATTCGAGAACGAAGCAACGACGCAGACCATCTTGGGTTTCACCCGCGCGGCCAGTTCATCCAGCGCGTCCACGTCGATGCCGTCGGGGCCCGACGGCACGGTATGCACCGTGGCGCCCGTGTAGCGCAAGGCCTGCACGGAGTTCGGGAATGCCGGCGACTCGATGATGGCATGGTCGCCCGGCTGCAGCATCACGCGGGTCAAGAGCGCCAGCGCCTGCTGCGAGCCGCCCGTCACGACCAGTTCCGTGTCGGCATTG
The DNA window shown above is from Achromobacter spanius and carries:
- a CDS encoding amino acid ABC transporter substrate-binding protein; the protein is MNIAKGLVGAALLMAAAQGAQAATLDVVKQRGAVACGTTTGFAGFSAPDAQGKWQGLDVDLCRAIAAAVFGDANKIKVVPLNSQQRFTALQSGEVDVLTRNTTVTQQRDTALGIIHAGINFYDGQGFLVPKSLGVKSAKEINGATVCLQTGTSNENTLADWARANNVTYKPVVIETFNEVVNAFASGRCDVFSTDASGLASIRISKLQNPDDYVVLPEIISKEPLGPFVRQGDDAWLNIVRWSLSAMIEAEEYGVTSKNVDEQTKSANPNIKRILGVTPGGGANLGLDEKWAYNIVKQVGNYGESFERNVGEGSPLKIKRGLNAQWTQGGLLYALPIR
- a CDS encoding PLP-dependent aminotransferase family protein — encoded protein: MSSAAPEYVFATPFLNPPASPIRSLMPYAMRPGTISLAGGYPAQELFDVDGLSIASSQVTARLGACLQYSNIDGQASLRHELARLSAARGLHCNADTELVVTGGSQQALALLTRVMLQPGDHAIIESPAFPNSVQALRYTGATVHTVPSGPDGIDVDALDELAARVKPKMVCVVASFSNPCGATLTRERRLRLLELAVKHRFLIVEDDPYSELRFAGEAVPPIAALAEGEARHWAVYMASMSKTMAPALRIGWLVAPPEIRRRCVGAKAADDMASSAWIQEIVAQYLANGRYDEHVPRIRAAYGLRCAAMADALARELDGRITFSKPEGGMFFWARLTGDVDATRLLPYAIEHEVVYVPGKAFYADAAKADLFAMRMSFATMNESQIAQGMVRLGRALDACQANEPVSISLAA